Genomic window (Lycium barbarum isolate Lr01 chromosome 2, ASM1917538v2, whole genome shotgun sequence):
TTTTGCTGAAAATGCTAGGCCTTGGCTGGTTTAAAATCAGCACCAGCTCATTTACTGAACATGAGCTTAGTATTACTTGATAATTAGGATTCCTTGCTTGGCATTTGGCTCAACTCACGTATGCTCTATCAACAACTTTTTTTggtaaggaattttttttttcttcatttttttgttttttacatTTTCTATTCACAATTTGATCTCATAGAACTTGCTCATTACTGATTTATCTGGGATTCTCGCTTAAGCCTTGGAGCGAAGCGCAAATATGTTGAGCGTAAAATATGTTGAGTGCTTCATCTCTCTTAGTGGGCGCTTCGGTGTCGCCATAAGTTTCCTTGCCAACGAGCATAATCCAGAAGAGGCGACACAAACAATTCTTATTTCACTTTATCATAACACTTTATATCAAGtcttaaaaaaaaacacaatttATCTTAAACTTTTTTTCAATTTCTTTGTCCCTGTATTTGTTAGTTGTGCTTATagttattagtcttggactacatatacatatttgtatTTCTTCTTCCTTTGCGCCTTTCTTCATTAAAGCTCACACTTTTATTTCCGCTTTGCGCTTAAAGTTCCAACAAACCTAAGcattttttgcgcttttcgcatTTGATCAGATTGCTCCCTTCTGCTCATATTTTTTTTGATGACCTAAAAATTCCAAGGGCCAGTGATGCATGGCTCGGAACTTCATGAATAACAGGCAGCATCTCTACCCTTCTCTGCTTAAATACTAAGCTTTGTTTACGGTAGGGTTCGAACCTGTAACATGCACCTAACCCAAACATCACATGTTGTGCTCTTGCCACTAGATCAAAGCCCTTGGGGCCACCCCTCTTCTCGTATAATAGAAATGAGATACAGAATATGAAAAGATTATCCAAATGAGACAAGGTTTATGAAAAAGATTTTCCAAATGAGATAAGGAATATGAAAAAGATTATAGAGCAGATTATATGCATGCCCATTTTGACCATTTTAGGGATCTGATATGTAGTGTTCAAGCATTTCAAAATGGTGTAGAGCCTTTGTTTGTTTCAAAAAGGGAAAAGTAAAAATTGAAACAAAAACGAGCTCACAAATCATTTTGCTCTTTATATTTGTTTTTCCATTTTGATCCACAAACAAGTTAAAGCTTAACTATTTCTGATCGAGCCAAGCTGAATTTGTGTTCGGGATGCTCATAACAATTGTGCTAGTGAGCAGTGCTCAAGCTTGTATGATAAGCATGTTTGGTCCAAACATGTGGAACGTGGCATGTTTACACCCTAACCACTGAATGGAAGGTTGCCAGAGTGAGATGCATGGTAAACATTGGTTAGCTCATCATCCTAGAGGTCCCATGGAGGCAGCAAATTGCATGAACTTTCTCTTAGCCATAGGAGACAGAGCTGCTGAACTCTGGTGTCAGTTACATAAAGCTAAGGCAGAAATCGGTGTCCCGTGGAGCAGGCAACAATTTTTCCAGTAGAGCCCCTCTGAGTGAAGCATCAGTATTGAAAGCTTGGTCATACTGAACATCAGTTACATAATGCTAAGATGGAAACTGGTGTCCAGTAGAGCAGACAATGAATTTTCTGGTAGAGAAACGCTTCTGATGGGCACCATTCCTGAAAGTTTGGTCATTGGAGTCCATTAGCCTGGGGTGCACTCCTGAAACTTTTACTGAACACATGATTTTCGAGGCTAAACCTGGTTGGTTGAGTATTTAAGAAAGTGCCAGTATGAGGCAGCGTGGTTGAGCGCTTAAGGGGGCCACTTAGTTGCTGGTTAGAGGgattagttattcatgtattactaATCTCTGATTAGTTATTCAACCTTCTACCCTGCGTAAAATAACACATAAATTGACCCATAACTTATACATATTTTATTTATGTGGGATTGTAAAATGATAACCAAACACCGTACTTGGTATGCTGAATTTTATACAAAGCTACCAACTTGGTATTAGCTATGCtagttttaatacatgaataataaCTCTCTTCCTatccagcaaccaaacgacccttaaTGGATGTACCTggacatacaattttttttttggtatttgaaTTGGCTATAGCACCTTATGGACATAAGTGGACCTATCTTGGTTTTTTTGAATTGGCTATTCTACCATCTGTTAGTGGTTTCATGTGTTGATAGTTAAAGGCACTGTTATAGGTATATATGCAGTCTGTTTCCAGAAGAGCTAAAAGTGTGTTTCTACGTTTATCTTTTGTGTTGCACTTGCAGATTAGACCTCTATGGAGGCATTATTTCCAGAACACACAGGGTCTCATCTTTGTGGTTGACAGCAATGACAGAGATCGTGTAGTTGAGGCAAGGGATGAGCTTCACAGGATGTTAAATGAGGTAATTTTGGTATTTTTATAGTTGGTTAGAAATATCTTATGATAAATCTTAAACCAGATATCCGTCCAACCTGGGGGTACAGCAGTTCTTGATATCTAAATACATTCTCTGCAGGATGAATTAAGAGAAGCTGTGCTGCTTGTTTTTGCAAACAAACAAGATCTTCCAAATGCAATGAATGCAGCTGAAATCACCGACAAGCTTGGCCTTCATTCTCTCAGACAGCGACACTGGTAATTTATTTGGGCATCCAATATCTAGTTCAATCCTGGTTTTTCTGTCAATTAGCTTCTTAAATAAGCTGGCTCtaaagaaccccccccccccccctccccctccccctcccccaacACACCCCTCCCTCTCGCAGGTATatccagagtacatgtgctacTTCTGGAGAAGGGTTATATGAGGGACTAGATTGGCTTTCAAACAACATTGCCAGCAAGGTATATGCAGTAGTAACTTTATCACTGTAGTATTCagctttctcatttttttttttttgctctaatCTGTAATTTCTGGTGCAATTTCAGGGGTAATGCAATGATGTGGTAGTATGCTTCTCGCTTTGTTATATCTGGAGAAATAAATGTCGTTGTGTGGTAGTTTCTTAGTTTTGGAGGTTTTAAGTAGCTGTTCAGATCACAATTCTGGGGGAAGTCCCTGCCCTTCTTCCCTCTCTATGGTTTATCATCAATGAGCAATGACATAGTTTCCACATTGCTGGATGCACATTGACAATGTAATGATATTTTAGTATAATATCTGGTTGTGTAACTTAGTGCAGCTGCGTGCACCATTTTGTTGTGCTGTACGTCTGATGATGGAATGGGTGTGTACAAATGCAAAGCAGAATAGTATATAGTAAATATAAAAGCTTCAGAATTTAGTATTGGCTTTGGACTGAAGATTATTATTTCTTAGTGGTGTTCCCTAAAAAATTAAGAAAAGGTCTGCTATCTCTACGACGAGAAATGCAAAAAATGGAAGAGGGGGTCTGCAATGAAACCATATGCTCTCTGACCTTTGTCCCGTGCAGTAGTGAAAATGCGCTGCACTGTCCTATGTACCATCCGGTAGTCAATCTTAGCTTGCGGTGCTGAAAGAAAACAAACTAGAGCATTTCATCAGTTGATCCTCTCTCCTAACTTATATCGTCTTCAAATTTTAATTCAAACCACCTTAAGTCTCCATCAAATCGTTCCGAAATTGAGATTCAAACTTCTTCAGATATTTTCAACATAATCTAAGAACCCAATCGAAATAAATTACAATTATAGTTTATTTTCTCAACTACAATCTAAAATTTTATGTTACATGATTTGTGATTAACGTAACACAATCATATTTCTAACTTGTCTACTCTTGTCAAACGCCTCTCGAATTGTGCATGGCATTTCCTGTTATCTTCCAGTGTGTTCGAGATAGAGAGGTATTTAGGAAGTATTAAAATTATTTTGGAAAAATTCTGGAATATAGAAGCCAGTTCTGTTCCTAACAAAACATTAACTGAAGAACCTCCTAGATTACACTAGAATTGCATACGTTTCTAGGTTCTTTCGCCTTCTTTTTGGATACACGCCTGACGCCACTATAGAGCCTGTTTGAATTGGcgtattttaggtgcttttaagccaaaatagcttttaagcacttttgtagcgtttgaataaaataaaaaagtgtttttaagttaaaaaaataaataaaaaaatctcCTCATCTGACCAAACCCATAGTTGACGCTCTAACTCTGCCCTACTTCAAATTCATTTAGTGTTTAAAAGATTAATTTTAATTAACTAAACAAGAAATTTAAAGACAACCCTATCTTTACTGATAACACTGTCTCTTCATTTTCAACACTATTGACatcattttataattttttaaactATCTGAAAATCAGTACAAATCTTTTTAGACACGTATGAGTTTACTAGTTTGTTGGCTACATGTGTTGCAcgtgtcaataaatttagaattttATACTAAAAGAACAAATCATGTAAAATAGCAGTGGACATTAAAATATATGCAACATTCTTTTAAATGAAAAAGTAATATTATTACACTGACTTAGTTGTTGAATTACGTGTGATAAGTTTTTAGATTTTCCTTCTCTTTGCTTTAAACATGTAATTTTGAGTTTTAATTTCTATTAATAATATTACACACCTAagaaatttattttaattttttaaacattcaagaaatgaattttatatttaaatttgaaCCTTTGTATTTTGAGTCGAAATTCTTTGATTGTTTAGATTTATAACACTGTTAAGCATTGATAtttacttaattttatttttctctttttttcttccGACAATTAGAAAAGAATTTGTCATTTGTTGCCATCCTATAATccttttctatttattttttaaaattaaattatgccCGATTGGGCTTTTTATTTATTCAGCAAatccaaaacaaaacaaaatgagTTGAGCCCATAAAACAGGCCCAACTCCAAATAacgaaaaaacaaaaaagggtCCATCTGCCTTATGTCCTAAAATATATATAGGAAAGTAAAATTTATGCCCTATCTGCATTTGTTGACTTGATATTCTCGATTCTTCATCTGCTTGTTCGATACCGGTGTGGAAATGATGAAGCTGTCTGAGCCGTCTGTTCTGATCCATGCCTTCGCCACTTGTAGtgatgtgttgttgatgaagttgAACTCGATATATGTATATCTTCTCACCCTCTTTGCTTTCTTGTTGAATTTCTGGGTCATTTGTGTGATTTAACCTTGTTCTTGTCCTGCATGTGCTGAATCTGTGCTCGATTTGACTGAATCGAGGTGCTTCTGAGCTCATCTTGTTGTTCTTGTTCTTCGTGTGGTGGATCTTTCCTCAATTTGACTTGAATCGAGGTGTTCCTGAGCTCATGGTGCAGTTTCCACCTCCATTCGACCTTGTAAGTTCATCATCTATCAAACCTTTTGTTTCTTTTCAGGTATTTACTCCTCGCATATACTGCTGATGTTGAAAAAATAAATCTCTTTCTCTTCGTAATTTTGACTCATATAGATTTAATTTCTGTCTATTTGAATGAGCAGCATACGATGCTAATACCACAAATAAAACATCCACCCAACCTATTTTGTCTAAATCAGGGATGAGAGTTTGACAATCTTTTTTCTGCATATACTGAATTTGTTCAATGTTACTGAATCTATTATCTGGACTGATCTGATCTTGTGTGCTTGCTTCCTTTCCTTTTCCCTTTGTGTTGTTGTGCTGCTTTTGTTTCCTGAATGCTCTAGTTATGCTAGCTTGTGTAACTagtaaccttgaaactctggaaTTAAAACCTCCTACCCTTGTTTGTGCTAATTTGTATAGTTTAGAAACCTGCAAAAAAGTAAACATAGTTAGAAAAAGCCATCATGTTCGCCTCCATCTGGATTTGAACATGATGATTAAGCTTTTATCATCTTCTTTATCCCAGTTTCCAGACCTATTCCCCTTTCTGTCATTACACCATTCCATTATCTCTTAGTCCTTATCCTCAAGTATGGAATCTGAGACTTATCACTGTTGAGGATCTTCCTACAATTAGATTTTAGCCCCTCAAAATCCTGACATTGAAAGGAGGCTTCATCTAAAGCTTGATTGGCTAGAGCATCAACAAGCTTATTCCCTTCCCTCAAAATATGACTAAAAGAGACAGTCATAGTACTTCTTAGCTCCAAAATATCTTCTATCCAACCAACAATTCCCCATGGTGGCTTCCATCCTTCCTCTAAAATTTTATAAATCATTTCAGAGTCAGTCTGCATTATGACATTATCCAATCTTTCATTCCTACAATACCTCATAGCTTCTAAAATTGCCATCACCTCAGCATTTGTATTAGTGTTAATGCCTATCTCTACAGCTTGAGCATATACCAAGTTCCCCTCATTGTTCCTCAAGCAGAAACCATAAGCACTTCTACCAGGATTTCCCCTAGAGGCTGGATCTGTATTGCACAATAGCCATCCTGCTGGTGGAAAATTCCATACAACATTTGTAACTTTCAGCCTATTACTTCCATTCTCTAGCACAGTAATCAACTCTTCCCGTTTGTGTGGCACCTGTGTGATTGAGGGATTTCTGATCATCACTAGTCTTTGAATAGTTGCAAAAACTTGGTATATGACTCTTCCAATTGTTTTTTTTCCCTCCATGCTTTATAGCATTCCTTCTTTTCCATAGTTCCCAAATAATGATTGCAGGAATAGCCTGAAAAATCATCTTCAATCTCCCTTGAACTGGTGCAGTCCACCACTTTACAACTCTTTGCTGTAACATTTATCCTTCCATATTCAAACCTGCAATTGAAGAAAAATGGGACCAAGTCCTATTAGCTGCATAAGATGTAGCAAACAAATGTCAGATTGTCTCTTCCTTAGGATTGAGATAACACTAACATCTGGATGCCAAGTTATAGTGCATTTTCTTCAATACATCATCCAAAAGTAGCTTGTATTTCCAACACCTCCATAAGAAAAAATATATCTTGAATGGCAATCCTTTCATCCACATATACTTATAAATCTCCATCTTTTGTCCTCTCAATCTAATATAGTCCTATGCTGATTTGATTGTAAAATCACCCTCAGTATCCATTATCCACCATGCCTTTTTCTATCATTGTAGGTCTAATAGTGCTGCTAATATTCTGCACTATATATTCAGGAAGTAGTTCTCTCAATCTTCCAAAATTCCACTGCCCCTGATCCACTACATCAGCCACATTTTGAACATTCTCATCATATCCTTCTACAGTTTAGTATAGAGCACCCATTcttgtccaattatcaaaccaaaattGAGAATTTTCCATACCTATTTGCCACCAAATGTGATGTTCAATCAGGTCTCTATCTTGCAACAAGTTCTTCCAGGTTTGAGAGCCATATTTCCACAGGATAATGACAGGATTCTTTTTTCTACAATACTATTGATTGCACTCCATAAGGATGGTTTAGTTCTCAGATTCCATCATAGTTTACAAAATAAGACCACTGATACATCATGTAATGATCTAAAACCCATCCCACCTTCCATTactggtaaaaaaaaaaagatgattcCATGAAGCCAGTGTCTACTTTTACCTCCCACAGTATTGCTCCAAAAAAAATTGAGCAAATATTTTATGCATTTGCCTGATTAGACCTATAGGAGACTTAACTGCTGATAATAGGTGAATTTTCATTATTTGTAATACATGTTTAATAAGAATAGCTCTACCCCCAAAAGATAAAAGTTTTCCTTTCCAACTCTGTAGTCTATTCATTATCTTCATCAAAATGTTTGTGAAAAAATCTTTCTCCTACTATGGTATATTGGGCAACCTAAATAGGTGAAAGGAAAAATTTTCCTCCCAATTCCTGTAACAATTTCTATTGTAATGCTCATATCACCAAGAACATTTTTATGCATGTAAACTACACTCTTCTCCCTATTGATCTTGTGTCCTAATGTTCTCTCATACTTCTTTAAAATTTCCATAACAAGCTGTAAGGAAAACAcatttgctggaaaaaaaaaagatcatatcatcaacataagcTAGATGATTCACCTTAGGACTCCATTTAGGCAAACCATAACCTTTAAATTGATGAATCTAATGTAGAGCATTAAGATTTCTGGTCAACACCTCTGCAGATAGAGTAAATAAGGTAGGAGATAAAGGATCCCCTTTCTTGACACCTCTGGAAGACTAAAAGAAACCCAGTTGTTGCCCATTAATTAAAATAGAATACTAGTTGTTGCTAACTAGCCTATAAATCATATCTATCAAAACCTCTGAAAAACCAAACTTTCTTAAAACCTTGAGCAGGAACAACCAAGAAACCCTATCATAAGCCTTAGCCATGTCTAATTTCATGACTACATTAGTAGACTTTGTCCTCAATTTGATATTTGCTATGATTTCCTGAGTAAGTAGCACATTCTCCACTGTACTTCTTCCTTCACAAAACCTGCCTGATTTAGAGAAATTATGTCTGCTAAACCCTCTACCATTCTATCATGAATCAATCTTGAAATGATTTTATTACTAAAGTTACTCAAACTAATTGGCCTCATGTCTGATAAAGTATTGATTATATCCTTCTTAGGAAATAACACCAGATTAGTACGTGTAATAAATCTAGGTAGCTCAGCTCACAAAAAAAATGCCTTCACCATGTTTGTgacatcttcctttatgatatcCTAGCAAGTCTGATAGAAAATACAAGTGAACCCATCTGGCCGAGTAACACTCTCTCCTTTCAAGCTGAAAACTACCTTCTTTACTTCCTCCTCAGTTGGCAAACCCCCAATAAAAATATTTTGGTCTTCTGTAATCATCTGTGGGACATGATCTAAAATTTCAAAATTTGTTGGATCTTCTTCCTTAGTAAACTGCTCAGAGTAAAATCTGATTACCTCTTGTGATAATTCCTCCTTAGATTCTATCCAATTACCATTCTGATCCTGAATTCTTCTTAATTGCAACCTCTTTCTCCTTCCTTGCACATATGAATGAAAAAAAGTTGTGGTTCTGTCCCCCATCCTTGAACCATTGCATTCCTGCCTTTTGTTTCCAGAATTCTTCCTCTAAATGTAAGTACCTATTTAAATCAGCTTGTACTCTACGCAACCTTTCCTAATTTTCTGGAGTGGGTTGAAGTTCAAACTGAATTTCATGCACTTTAGCCACATCTTCCAAAGTTTCAATTTCCTGAAAAATGTTCCCATAAGTGTCTTTACTCCATTGTGTTAGAGCAGTTTTCACTTTCTTCAATTTGTGATGAAACAAATGAAAAGAATTAGCCATGAAATCAACTTTGTAATGTTCCTTCACTATATCCACAAATGAACCATGTTTAGCTCCAAAATTGATAAATTTAAAAGATTTTCTATAAGATTCAGTTTCTGCAGAATAAGAAATTAAAAGAGGTGCATGATCTGATCCTGTTCTAATTAAATGTGACATCTCCAATCCAGGGAATTTATCATGCAGGGTCTGATTCCCTAAACATCTACTCAATCTCTTGAAAATGCACTCCTCTCCACTTTGCCCATTTCACCAAGTAAATTTGCTTCCTTTAATGCCCAAATCAAATGCATAACAATTTTGAATACTGGTCCTGAAATCCTGTACTTCATTCATGGTGACTGGTAAACCTCCATATTTTTCTTCCTCAGAAGTGatgacattaaaatccccacCAATTATACATGGTACATGTGTTATTACATTCAGACTTTCTAAAGAATCCCACAATTCCCTTATTTCCACTTGAGAACATTTTGCATATACTACTAAGACAACCATCTCATCCAAAGTATCTTGTATCTTCAATTTGAGAGTTAATTGTTGTGAATGATCCACTACAATTGAAACCTTAAACATATCATCCACAAAATCTTATATTTTTCCAGTACAGTTAACAAAAGCATGTTGTAACCCTATCCTCCTCATGTATTCTTCTACCTTATCAGCATCTTGAAAAGGTTCTAATAAACCAATGAAACCAAAATGAAATTTCTGAGGCATCTTTATCAACCTTGTATAAGCCTCCATTGTATTCACAGATCTAATATTCCAAATGATAGCATTCATAGGCAACATATTCTTGTTTGAACCCCACCACTTGGTGGGACACTAATTTCTCTGATGTGTTCCTTCTTGCCTCTCCCTGCTGCTTTTTCCATATGTTTTGGGCAGAGGTCTGCTGCTCTAGCTACTACATGTATGTTATGATCAATTAAATGAAAATCCAGGTCCTTCCCTCCTGAGGTGACAGTTTCAACAGGTCT
Coding sequences:
- the LOC132626606 gene encoding ADP-ribosylation factor-like, yielding MHINNKHKPITSFSLLLDLLILSPLSSAHLRFTEMGLSFTKLFSRLFAKKEMRILMVGLDAAGKTTILYKLKLGEIVTTIPTIGFNVETVEYKNISFTVWDVGGQDKIRPLWRHYFQNTQGLIFVVDSNDRDRVVEARDELHRMLNEDELREAVLLVFANKQDLPNAMNAAEITDKLGLHSLRQRHWYIQSTCATSGEGLYEGLDWLSNNIASKG